The Bacteroidota bacterium genome segment CTTTGCGTTCTCCAATGGTCAAAGTTTTTTTGGCATTGTCCCAATTAAAAGAAATGGTTGAGAAAGAACCTTTTTCGTAATTGTAATTATCATTCTCGTCTTCATAAAGGATAAATTCGCCGTTAGCCCCTCCGTAAACCCGGATCTCGAGGTCGTCCCATTTCTTTTCGGCAGCAAACTGTACTTTAGGCCCGACTGGAAGGATACTTCCTGCCTTAATGTATAAAGGAATCTGGTCTATAGCCGTTTGTTGGGTGATTTCCTGTCCGCCATCAAGTTTCTCGTTGGTCCAGAAATCATACCAGACAGTACCTGCCGGTAAATAAACTTTTGCGGTCTTTGACTTGGTGAAATCCACAGAAGTACCTTTGTTCCCAGTTCCTGAATTTTTGTTCCATCCGCTTTCGGCATCAGTTTTTACTACAGCTTCAGGGGTATATTGCGCCGTGATAACCGGGGCCACCAGTATGGATTTACCGAACAGGTATTCGTTGTTCATGTTGCGGACATTTTTATCGTCAAAATCCATTGCCAGGGCACGCATAAAACTCGACTGGTTATGGGTAACAGACCATGCAGTCGAGTAAATGTAGGGAAGCATCGCATAGCGAAGATTAATTGTCTTTTCTATGGCATCATAGATTGGTTCTCCTTTTTTACCAAAATTATAGATTTCACGGGGAACGTCAGTTCCATGCGAACGCATCATCGGGGTAAATGCCCCAAATTGGAGCCAGCGTACGTACAATTCCTGAAACATCGGATTTTTTGCCCCGGAGCCATCGCTCCAATTTCTATTATATGCGCCTGCAAAAAAGCCTCCTATATCGCTGTTCCAATATGGAACACCACTTAAGGTGAAGTTGAGCCCGGCGGGTATCTGGTTTCGTAACGATTGCCAGGATGAATTCACATCCCCCGACCAGGTGTTAGCACCGTAACGCTGCTGGCCTGCAAAGGCCGAACGGGTAAGAATAAAAATCCGTTTATCTGAACTTACCTGTCGCTGATGCTCAGAAACGCCACCAACTGTCATTAACGGGAAAGCGTTACGAACTTTACGAAAAGAGCC includes the following:
- a CDS encoding glycoside hydrolase family 31 protein; protein product: CIDYYFMAGGNIDGAISCMRDLTGQVPMFPLWTYGFWQSKERYKSQDELVGVVNKYRELGVPLDGIIQDWQYWGNNYLWNAMDFLNPEFPNPKKMVDDIHNQNAHLIISIWSSFGPMTRQYREMEPKGMLLDFQTWPQSGLDKWPPDMNYPSGVKPYDPYNPEARDIYWKYLNSGLFSLGIDGWWMDSSEPDHMSFKPSDFDLKTYLGSFRKVRNAFPLMTVGGVSEHQRQVSSDKRIFILTRSAFAGQQRYGANTWSGDVNSSWQSLRNQIPAGLNFTLSGVPYWNSDIGGFFAGAYNRNWSDGSGAKNPMFQELYVRWLQFGAFTPMMRSHGTDVPREIYNFGKKGEPIYDAIEKTINLRYAMLPYIYSTAWSVTHNQSSFMRALAMDFDDKNVRNMNNEYLFGKSILVAPVITAQYTPEAVVKTDAESGWNKNSGTGNKGTSVDFTKSKTAKVYLPAGTVWYDFWTNEKLDGGQEITQQTAIDQIPLYIKAGSILPVGPKVQFAAEKKWDDLEIRVYGGANGEFILYEDENDNYNYEKGSFSTISFNWDNAKKTLTIGERKGSFPGMLTKRKFRVVLAEKGKTAGLNAENSGKEVSYTGKKLSVKL